One Neisseria sicca genomic region harbors:
- a CDS encoding quinone-dependent dihydroorotate dehydrogenase, which translates to MYSLARSLLFKLDAEKAHHFTLDALNKVYKLGLLPIFDNRTKPVKLMDITLPNPVGLAAGLDKNGEYIDALGALGFGFLEIGTVTPKPQSGNPQPRLFRVPEHQGIINRMGFNNHGIDAMIQNIEKSRYQGVLGINIGKNAVTPIENAADDYLICLEKAYAHASYITVNISSPNTKNLRALQGGDELSALLEALKNKQAQLAAAHGKYVPLAVKIAPDLDEAQIEDIAHVVKSVEMDGIIATNTTIDKSSLGSHPLAGEQGGLSGLPVREKSNQVLKMLAEHIDGKLPIIGVGGIMNGKDAAEKIRLGATAVQVYSGMIYKGPALVKECLAALK; encoded by the coding sequence ATGTATTCCTTAGCCCGCAGCCTGTTGTTTAAACTTGATGCCGAAAAAGCCCACCATTTCACCCTCGACGCGCTCAACAAAGTGTACAAACTCGGTTTGCTTCCGATTTTCGACAACCGAACCAAGCCCGTCAAACTCATGGACATCACCCTGCCCAATCCGGTCGGGCTTGCTGCCGGACTCGACAAAAACGGCGAATACATAGACGCATTGGGCGCGCTCGGCTTCGGCTTCCTCGAAATCGGCACGGTAACGCCCAAACCACAGTCCGGTAACCCGCAGCCGCGCCTCTTCCGCGTTCCCGAACACCAAGGCATCATCAACCGCATGGGCTTCAACAACCACGGCATAGATGCCATGATTCAAAACATCGAAAAAAGCCGTTATCAAGGCGTGTTGGGCATCAACATCGGCAAAAATGCCGTTACCCCCATCGAAAACGCCGCCGACGACTATTTAATCTGCCTCGAAAAAGCCTACGCACACGCAAGTTACATTACCGTCAATATTTCCTCGCCCAACACCAAAAACCTCCGCGCACTGCAAGGCGGCGACGAACTGAGCGCGCTGCTCGAAGCCCTGAAAAACAAACAGGCGCAGCTTGCCGCCGCGCACGGAAAATACGTCCCGCTCGCCGTCAAAATCGCCCCCGATTTGGATGAAGCACAAATCGAAGACATCGCCCACGTCGTCAAATCCGTCGAAATGGACGGCATCATCGCCACCAATACCACCATCGACAAATCAAGCCTCGGCAGCCATCCGCTCGCAGGCGAGCAGGGCGGCCTAAGCGGCCTGCCCGTGCGCGAAAAAAGCAATCAAGTGCTGAAAATGTTGGCGGAACACATCGACGGCAAGCTGCCGATTATCGGTGTAGGCGGCATTATGAACGGCAAGGACGCCGCCGAAAAAATCCGTCTCGGCGCAACCGCCGTCCAAGTGTACAGCGGCATGATTTATAAAGGCCCGGCATTGGTGAAGGAATGTCTGGCAGCATTGAAGTAA
- a CDS encoding exodeoxyribonuclease III, with amino-acid sequence MLKIISANVNGIRSAYKKGFYEYIAASGADIVCVQELKAQEADLSDEMKNPHGMHGHWHCAEKRGYSGVAVYSKRAPDNVQIGMGIEEFDREGRFVRCDFGKLSVISLYLPSGTSAPERQELKYRFLDAFYPMLEAMKAEGRDIVVCGDWNIAHQNIDLKNWKGNQKNSGFLPEEREWIGKVIHTLGWTDMWRTLYPDNPGYTWWSNRGQAYAKDVGWRIDYQMVTPELAAKAVSAHVYKDEKFSDHAPLVVEYDYAAQ; translated from the coding sequence ATGCTGAAAATCATCTCCGCCAACGTCAACGGCATCCGCTCCGCCTACAAAAAAGGATTTTACGAATACATCGCCGCATCGGGCGCGGACATTGTCTGCGTGCAGGAACTCAAAGCGCAGGAAGCCGATTTGTCCGACGAAATGAAGAATCCGCACGGGATGCACGGCCATTGGCATTGCGCCGAAAAACGCGGTTATAGTGGCGTGGCGGTGTACAGCAAACGCGCGCCTGACAATGTGCAAATCGGTATGGGCATTGAAGAATTCGACAGGGAAGGGCGGTTTGTGCGCTGCGATTTCGGCAAGCTGTCGGTGATTTCGCTTTATCTGCCCAGCGGCACCAGCGCGCCGGAGCGGCAGGAATTGAAATACCGCTTTTTAGACGCGTTCTATCCCATGCTTGAAGCCATGAAGGCGGAGGGGCGCGACATTGTCGTCTGCGGCGACTGGAACATCGCCCACCAAAACATCGACCTGAAAAACTGGAAAGGCAATCAGAAAAACTCAGGCTTCCTGCCTGAAGAGCGCGAATGGATAGGCAAAGTCATCCATACGCTTGGCTGGACGGATATGTGGCGCACGCTCTATCCCGATAATCCGGGCTATACTTGGTGGAGCAACCGCGGACAGGCGTATGCGAAAGATGTCGGATGGCGCATCGACTATCAGATGGTTACGCCCGAACTTGCCGCCAAAGCGGTGTCCGCGCATGTTTATAAAGACGAGAAATTTTCCGACCATGCACCTTTGGTAGTGGAGTACGACTATGCTGCCCAATAA
- a CDS encoding transferrin-binding protein-like solute binding protein has protein sequence MKKYLALMCVAALSACGGGSSSPSTQSTPTQAPKSAQALPSADAASALPVAVKSEKPESGKQFFSGTNSSDSAVAFNHADWNKITIEGVEVDLAAVQGGSFKNGWRDSVGGSENKRLANFGGNYVLHHSTPDAVAGIVKTASQNNYAFFNGNFTHEAEMPKIGQAVYDVSTVSVRGTLAQAYGTGRLTADFESKKVSGSLGYFNKTLTVDADINGNRFSSVTPTAEIHGGFFGSAAAETAGVYQVGKIVGTFAGQKQ, from the coding sequence ATGAAAAAATATCTTGCTTTGATGTGTGTTGCAGCTCTATCTGCCTGCGGTGGCGGCAGCTCTTCCCCCAGTACGCAATCCACACCGACACAGGCTCCAAAATCTGCCCAAGCCCTGCCCTCGGCAGACGCAGCTTCCGCATTGCCGGTAGCTGTAAAGTCGGAAAAACCGGAATCCGGCAAACAATTTTTCAGCGGAACCAATTCTTCTGATTCCGCAGTGGCATTCAATCATGCCGATTGGAACAAGATTACCATCGAAGGCGTAGAGGTTGATCTTGCAGCCGTACAAGGCGGGAGTTTTAAAAACGGCTGGCGGGACAGCGTCGGCGGTTCGGAGAATAAACGCCTTGCCAATTTTGGCGGCAATTATGTCCTGCACCACAGCACACCCGATGCGGTTGCCGGCATCGTGAAGACCGCATCGCAAAACAATTACGCTTTCTTCAACGGTAATTTTACCCATGAAGCAGAAATGCCGAAAATCGGACAGGCGGTTTACGACGTATCGACCGTCAGCGTGCGCGGTACTTTGGCCCAAGCATACGGTACGGGCCGTCTGACTGCCGATTTCGAAAGCAAAAAAGTCAGCGGCAGCCTCGGCTATTTCAACAAAACGCTCACCGTTGATGCGGATATCAACGGCAACAGATTTTCTTCCGTCACCCCGACGGCAGAAATACACGGCGGTTTCTTCGGTTCCGCAGCCGCAGAGACAGCAGGTGTTTATCAGGTCGGTAAAATCGTAGGGACGTTTGCCGGTCAAAAACAATAA
- a CDS encoding alpha/beta hydrolase, with amino-acid sequence MRTFELEDLTLFLIRDADEAEMWIDRWAVSYPVVQTAAASANQSIAQWQANIQTAFEGISGEHIAVVAHGAGVSAFLAWLYQTDILTQKKIVNIILVSPRPEAFPDDEIHTFQRVRCPCRTALVIAEQNGTPRNWAEERANLWNARLLLSPHSGTLNGALGGWQWGMKLMQEMLLS; translated from the coding sequence ATGCGAACTTTCGAACTCGAAGACCTGACGCTTTTCTTGATACGCGACGCGGACGAAGCAGAAATGTGGATAGACCGCTGGGCGGTCAGCTATCCCGTCGTCCAAACCGCTGCCGCTTCCGCCAATCAAAGCATCGCCCAATGGCAGGCAAATATTCAAACAGCGTTTGAAGGCATCAGCGGCGAACACATCGCCGTCGTCGCACACGGCGCAGGCGTATCCGCTTTTCTGGCGTGGCTCTACCAAACCGACATCCTGACACAGAAAAAAATCGTCAACATCATCCTCGTCTCGCCGCGTCCAGAAGCCTTCCCCGACGATGAAATACACACCTTCCAGCGCGTCCGTTGCCCCTGCCGCACCGCGCTTGTCATCGCCGAACAAAACGGCACACCGCGTAACTGGGCGGAAGAACGGGCAAACCTGTGGAACGCCCGCCTCCTCCTGTCGCCACACTCTGGCACGCTCAACGGCGCACTCGGCGGCTGGCAATGGGGCATGAAGCTGATGCAGGAAATGCTCTTGAGTTGA